Proteins from a genomic interval of Brachybacterium vulturis:
- a CDS encoding HD domain-containing protein, producing the protein MPSDPLAARRITQVLHEGFADPTVGPSRRRAQSDLVDDWLRTLWGRAEGPAQGAALAAIGSLGRRSLGPASDLDLVLLLDPAQVHAERAEQLATALWYPIWDSGTSLDHAVRSPAECADVARTDLRAAISLLDLRLIAGDAQLVQDTAARVRIQWRREARRRVGELAALATDRQRRYGSLAHSSEPNLKSDRGGLRDITVIRALAESWLADHDHAVVDAAATVLRDARDALQAVTGTSGTRLRRADQEAVAALTGHATADEHHRVLADAARAVTWELHRAVRAAEAGLAPGGSATRGAGTARRPALQRLAHGVLVQTGEVSVDPDSTDPLRDVAAVRHAATTGLPLSAATLARMAQAPIGTLGPAQRDVLVDALAGEHLADTYEALDVKGIVARWVPGWEEIRNRPQRSAVHRFTVDRHQIETVLEAQRFLARVSRPDLLLLAALLHDLGKRAGARDHAAEGAALAEAAALHLGVEADDARTVATLVREHLTLVDLATGRDLADPATLRDLLHAVDQDLGTLELLRALTEADAIAAGPAAWSTWRTDLVDHLTSLARSALSGTAPAPRTRLAPQRSAQETVRAAVRRTGSAQVLYPAHLEAEPISQICLGAPDGAGVFAAMARVLVRLRLDVHSAVVTTGDGIAVNTWWVAAAPADLPHPSVLRTALERELAHRDRADARVLELPAALPPRTTEDTPVVTLLPGASREATVVQVNARNRPSLLADVAEVITLHGMQVRSAHVMTLGRRAVDVLYLTDQHGRALDPPATGRIVAALMEAAET; encoded by the coding sequence ATGCCCTCTGACCCGCTCGCGGCCCGACGGATCACCCAGGTGCTCCACGAGGGCTTCGCGGACCCCACCGTCGGCCCCTCCCGCCGCCGCGCCCAGTCCGACCTGGTGGACGACTGGCTGCGCACACTGTGGGGGAGGGCCGAAGGCCCCGCGCAGGGCGCCGCATTGGCCGCCATCGGCTCCCTGGGTCGCCGCTCCCTGGGACCGGCGAGCGACCTGGACCTGGTGCTGCTGCTCGACCCCGCGCAGGTCCACGCGGAGCGCGCCGAGCAGCTCGCCACGGCCCTGTGGTACCCGATCTGGGACTCCGGCACCTCCCTGGACCATGCGGTGCGCAGCCCCGCGGAGTGCGCGGACGTCGCCCGGACGGATCTGCGGGCGGCGATCTCACTGCTGGATCTGCGCCTGATCGCCGGGGACGCGCAGCTGGTCCAGGACACCGCCGCCCGGGTGCGCATCCAGTGGCGCCGGGAGGCGAGGCGCCGAGTGGGGGAGCTGGCGGCCCTCGCGACCGACCGGCAGCGCCGCTACGGCTCCCTCGCCCACTCCTCGGAGCCGAACCTGAAGTCCGACCGCGGCGGGCTGCGGGACATCACCGTGATCCGCGCCCTCGCCGAGAGCTGGCTGGCCGACCACGACCACGCCGTGGTCGATGCCGCCGCGACCGTCCTGCGCGATGCCCGCGACGCGCTGCAGGCCGTCACCGGCACCTCCGGCACCCGGCTGCGCCGCGCCGACCAGGAGGCGGTCGCAGCCCTGACCGGCCACGCCACCGCCGACGAGCACCACCGGGTGCTGGCCGATGCCGCCCGCGCGGTGACCTGGGAGCTGCACCGTGCGGTGCGCGCCGCCGAGGCGGGGCTGGCCCCCGGCGGCTCCGCCACCCGCGGCGCCGGCACCGCCCGCCGTCCCGCCCTGCAGCGCCTGGCCCACGGCGTGCTGGTGCAGACCGGCGAGGTCTCCGTCGATCCCGACTCCACGGACCCGCTGCGGGACGTCGCGGCGGTCCGCCATGCCGCCACCACCGGGCTGCCGCTGTCGGCCGCCACCCTCGCCCGCATGGCGCAGGCGCCCATCGGCACCCTCGGCCCGGCCCAGCGCGACGTGCTGGTCGACGCGCTCGCCGGCGAGCACCTCGCCGACACCTACGAGGCACTCGACGTGAAGGGGATCGTGGCCCGCTGGGTGCCGGGCTGGGAGGAGATCCGCAACCGACCCCAGCGCTCCGCCGTGCACCGCTTCACCGTGGACCGCCACCAGATCGAGACCGTGCTCGAGGCGCAGCGCTTCCTGGCCCGGGTCAGCCGCCCCGACCTGCTGCTGCTCGCCGCCCTGCTCCACGATCTCGGCAAGCGCGCCGGCGCCCGGGACCATGCGGCCGAGGGCGCCGCGCTCGCCGAGGCGGCCGCGCTCCACCTCGGCGTCGAGGCGGACGACGCCCGCACCGTCGCGACGCTCGTGCGCGAGCACCTCACCCTCGTCGACCTCGCCACCGGCCGCGACCTCGCCGACCCCGCGACCCTGCGGGACCTGCTGCATGCCGTCGACCAGGACCTGGGGACCCTCGAGCTGCTGCGCGCCCTCACCGAGGCCGACGCGATCGCCGCCGGTCCCGCGGCCTGGTCCACCTGGCGCACCGATCTCGTCGACCACCTCACCTCGCTGGCCCGCTCCGCCCTCAGCGGCACCGCCCCCGCCCCGCGCACCCGGCTCGCCCCGCAGCGCTCGGCCCAGGAGACGGTGCGGGCCGCGGTGCGCCGCACCGGCAGCGCGCAGGTGCTCTACCCCGCGCACCTCGAGGCCGAGCCGATCTCCCAGATCTGCCTGGGCGCCCCGGACGGCGCCGGAGTGTTCGCGGCGATGGCGAGGGTGCTGGTGCGGCTGCGGCTGGACGTGCACAGCGCCGTGGTCACCACCGGCGACGGGATCGCCGTGAACACCTGGTGGGTCGCGGCCGCACCCGCCGACCTGCCCCATCCCTCGGTGCTGCGCACGGCGCTGGAGCGCGAGCTCGCCCACCGCGACCGGGCCGACGCCCGCGTGCTCGAGCTGCCGGCCGCGCTCCCGCCTCGCACCACCGAGGACACCCCGGTGGTGACGCTGCTGCCCGGCGCGTCCCGGGAGGCGACCGTGGTCCAGGTCAACGCCCGCAACCGCCCCAGCCTGCTGGCCGATGTGGCCGAGGTGATCACCCTGCACGGCATGCAGGTGCGCAGTGCGCACGTGATGACGCTGGGCCGTCGGGCCGTGGACGTGCTCTACCTCACCGACCAGCACGGCCGCGCACTGGATCCGCCCGCCACGGGCAGGATCGTGGCGGCGCTGATGGAGGCCGCCGAGACCTGA
- a CDS encoding amidohydrolase family protein, whose product MSAARTSTAQQDPVLHLRGPVLLGPDQELLDAWVVDGRIHHGRPELPAGTETQEIDGYVIPGLADLHCHLGIGDGGGGTTLETAREQALTNRDTGVLLIRDAGSITDTSPLQRQSDLPRLIRCGRHLARTRRYLRGYADELEPEQLPAAVIRQAERGDGWVKLVGDWIDRDVGDLTPCWEAEDFQAAARAAHHAGARITTHTFDESTLPLALDAGFDCLEHATGLTDETIIRAAEAGVPVVSTLVNVGEFESYASQGATKFPDYAAHMRRLRAARYQRTRDAHDAGVQLLVGTDAGGVLGHGIIHDELDEFARAGLDALTILDAATWAARRFLRVPGLEDGAPADLVVLPRDPRPDHRALRERSHVVLGGRIVA is encoded by the coding sequence ATGAGTGCCGCCCGGACGTCCACTGCTCAGCAGGACCCCGTCCTCCATCTGCGCGGTCCGGTCCTGCTCGGCCCCGACCAGGAGCTCCTCGACGCCTGGGTGGTCGACGGGCGGATCCATCACGGCCGTCCTGAGCTGCCGGCGGGCACCGAGACGCAGGAGATCGACGGCTACGTGATCCCGGGCCTCGCGGACCTGCACTGCCACCTCGGGATCGGCGACGGCGGAGGGGGCACCACCCTGGAGACCGCACGAGAGCAGGCGTTGACGAACCGGGACACCGGCGTGCTGCTGATCCGGGATGCCGGCTCGATCACCGACACCTCGCCGCTGCAGCGGCAGTCCGATCTGCCGCGCCTGATCCGCTGCGGCCGCCACCTCGCCCGCACCCGCCGCTACCTGCGCGGATACGCCGACGAGCTGGAACCCGAGCAGCTCCCGGCGGCCGTGATCCGGCAAGCAGAGCGGGGAGACGGCTGGGTGAAGCTGGTGGGCGATTGGATCGACCGCGACGTCGGTGACCTCACCCCGTGCTGGGAGGCCGAGGACTTCCAGGCCGCAGCCCGCGCCGCCCATCATGCGGGGGCCCGGATCACGACCCACACCTTCGATGAATCGACCCTGCCGCTCGCCCTCGATGCCGGATTCGACTGCCTCGAGCACGCCACCGGACTCACCGACGAGACGATCATCCGTGCCGCCGAGGCCGGTGTCCCCGTGGTCTCCACGCTGGTCAACGTCGGCGAGTTCGAGAGCTATGCGAGCCAGGGGGCCACGAAGTTCCCCGACTACGCCGCGCATATGCGTCGCCTCCGGGCAGCCCGGTATCAGCGCACCCGCGACGCGCATGACGCCGGGGTGCAGCTGCTGGTGGGCACCGACGCCGGGGGAGTGCTCGGCCACGGCATCATCCATGACGAACTGGACGAGTTCGCGCGGGCGGGGCTCGACGCCCTCACCATCCTGGACGCCGCGACCTGGGCGGCCCGTCGATTCCTGCGGGTGCCCGGTCTGGAGGACGGGGCCCCGGCCGATCTGGTGGTCCTGCCCCGTGACCCGCGCCCGGACCATCGCGCCCTGCGCGAGCGGAGCCACGTCGTGCTGGGAGGGCGGATCGTCGCCTGA
- the ftsY gene encoding signal recognition particle-docking protein FtsY gives MDPDALLALIAGSGGGVLVLGAGAWAYFRSRGRKPPAGGSTGRDDASTDSAGAETPRAATAVKERPAAPTWDDTLSAPAPKKSVAEAEAEASAPAPAAGAAPAADEPTTDGPATDENTTAPAATGTDVPFDQETAPETGTVQEQPSGGSAPVEHTAEQPAEPARTTGDGPSAPTEQAAPSEPSEDAPSVATAGAVIETPEAPGDRMVRLRERLSRSGALGRGILTLLTRGSTVDEDTWDEIEETLLLADLGPDATDEMLENLRRRIQVLGTDDADAVREALREELISLVNPDLDRRLAATRREAPDGTEVPSVLLMVGVNGTGKTTTVGKLARVLVAAGRSVVLGAADTFRAAAADQLQTWGSRVGVDTVRSDRDGADPAAVAFDAVKEGIAQEVDVVIIDTAGRLQNKKGLMDELGKVRRVAEKGLHGDQVAEVLLVIDATTGQNGMQQARVFSEAVNITGIVLTKLDGTAKGGIVVNVQRELGVPVKMVGLGEGMDDLTPFDPHGFIDALLEG, from the coding sequence GTGGATCCCGATGCTCTACTCGCACTGATCGCCGGCAGCGGTGGTGGTGTGCTCGTGCTCGGCGCCGGCGCCTGGGCCTACTTCCGCAGCCGAGGGCGCAAGCCCCCCGCCGGCGGCAGCACCGGTCGCGATGACGCCTCCACCGACTCAGCCGGAGCGGAGACGCCCCGCGCCGCGACCGCGGTCAAGGAGCGTCCCGCCGCTCCGACCTGGGACGACACGCTCTCCGCACCGGCCCCGAAGAAATCGGTGGCAGAGGCAGAGGCAGAGGCGAGCGCGCCGGCACCTGCCGCCGGTGCGGCTCCCGCCGCCGACGAGCCCACCACCGACGGGCCCGCCACCGACGAGAACACCACCGCGCCCGCGGCCACCGGCACCGATGTGCCCTTCGATCAGGAGACCGCTCCGGAGACCGGGACGGTCCAGGAGCAGCCCTCGGGCGGATCGGCTCCTGTCGAGCACACCGCCGAGCAGCCGGCAGAGCCCGCGCGGACGACCGGCGACGGGCCCTCCGCACCGACGGAGCAGGCTGCTCCGAGCGAGCCGTCCGAGGACGCGCCGTCGGTCGCGACCGCCGGCGCGGTCATCGAGACCCCCGAGGCTCCGGGTGACCGCATGGTGCGCCTGCGTGAGCGGCTCTCCCGCTCCGGCGCCCTCGGTCGTGGCATCCTCACCCTGCTCACCCGCGGCAGCACCGTGGACGAGGACACCTGGGACGAGATCGAGGAGACGCTGCTGCTGGCCGACCTCGGTCCCGACGCCACCGACGAGATGCTCGAGAACCTCCGCCGCCGCATCCAGGTGCTGGGCACCGACGATGCGGACGCAGTGCGCGAGGCCCTGCGGGAGGAGCTCATCTCCCTGGTGAACCCGGACCTGGACCGCCGCCTGGCGGCCACCCGCCGGGAGGCTCCCGACGGCACCGAGGTGCCCTCGGTGCTGCTCATGGTGGGCGTCAACGGCACCGGCAAGACCACCACCGTCGGCAAGCTCGCTCGCGTCCTGGTCGCCGCGGGCCGCTCCGTGGTGCTCGGCGCGGCCGACACCTTCCGCGCCGCCGCCGCGGACCAGCTCCAGACCTGGGGATCCCGCGTCGGCGTGGACACCGTGCGCTCGGACCGTGACGGTGCCGATCCGGCCGCGGTCGCCTTCGACGCGGTCAAGGAGGGCATCGCGCAGGAGGTCGATGTGGTCATCATCGACACCGCCGGCCGGCTGCAGAACAAGAAGGGTCTGATGGACGAGCTCGGCAAGGTGCGCCGGGTCGCCGAGAAGGGTCTGCACGGCGACCAGGTCGCCGAGGTGCTCCTGGTCATCGACGCCACCACCGGCCAGAACGGCATGCAGCAGGCCCGGGTCTTCTCCGAGGCCGTGAACATCACCGGCATCGTGCTCACCAAGCTCGACGGCACCGCCAAGGGCGGCATCGTCGTCAACGTCCAGCGAGAGCTGGGCGTCCCGGTGAAGATGGTGGGCCTCGGCGAAGGGATGGACGACCTCACCCCCTTCGACCCCCACGGCTTCATCGACGCCCTGCTCGAAGGGTGA
- a CDS encoding P-II family nitrogen regulator, producing the protein MKLITAIIQPHALQPVADALREYGITGLTVTEVAGFGRQGGHTEVYRGAEYRIDTIPKLRLEILAREEDEEAVIDLVVATARSGRIGDGKVWSSDVGTVVRVRTGERGADAL; encoded by the coding sequence ATGAAGCTCATCACCGCGATCATCCAGCCCCATGCCCTCCAGCCGGTCGCCGATGCCCTGCGCGAATACGGGATCACCGGGCTCACCGTCACCGAGGTCGCCGGCTTCGGCCGGCAGGGCGGGCACACCGAGGTGTACCGGGGTGCCGAGTACCGGATCGACACCATCCCCAAGCTCAGACTCGAGATCCTCGCCCGCGAGGAGGACGAGGAGGCGGTCATCGATCTCGTCGTCGCCACCGCGCGCAGCGGACGGATCGGGGACGGCAAGGTGTGGAGCAGCGACGTCGGCACTGTGGTCCGGGTCCGCACCGGCGAACGGGGGGCGGATGCCCTCTGA
- a CDS encoding DUF4233 domain-containing protein has protein sequence MDLDLTPSPRPHGAQRMFSATILVIEAFVVFFAVLAAHQLVPGDRVLTWSWGVLTVLALVLCSGMLRRGAWPYWLGLVLQLPVILLGLQLTPMWVVGLGFAALYAYGAFKGHQLDAEKDTVDAAVHDARAREEQGPTD, from the coding sequence ATGGACCTGGACCTCACGCCCTCCCCGCGCCCCCACGGCGCGCAGCGGATGTTCTCGGCCACGATCCTGGTCATCGAGGCCTTCGTGGTGTTCTTCGCCGTGCTGGCCGCCCACCAGCTGGTCCCGGGGGACCGCGTCCTGACCTGGTCCTGGGGGGTGCTCACCGTGCTCGCCCTGGTGCTGTGCTCCGGGATGCTGCGGCGCGGAGCCTGGCCCTACTGGCTCGGGCTCGTCCTGCAGCTGCCCGTGATCCTGCTCGGCCTCCAGCTCACCCCGATGTGGGTGGTGGGGCTCGGATTCGCCGCCCTCTATGCCTATGGTGCGTTCAAGGGCCACCAGCTGGACGCGGAGAAGGACACCGTGGATGCCGCGGTGCACGACGCCCGGGCCCGCGAGGAGCAGGGCCCGACGGACTGA
- the ffh gene encoding signal recognition particle protein, with translation MFNNLSDRITASLKGLRGHGRLTEADVDKTIREIRRALLDADVAVSVVREFTGRVRERALGEEVSKALNPAQQVVKIVNDELVEVLGGATGELHFAKNPPTVIMLAGLQGAGKTTLAGKLATWMKSQGHTPLLVAADLQRPNAVTQLQVVGERAGVPVFAPEPGNGVGDPVLVAMNGVSTAQFQQHDVVIVDTAGRLGIDEEMMEQARNIRDAVDPDETLFVVDAMIGQDAARVAEAFRDGVGFTGVVLSKLDGDARGGAALSITGVTQRPILFASTGESLDEFERFHPDRMANRILDMGDVLTLIEQAEKAFDQEEAEKAAAKLASGEDFTLDDFLSQMQQLKNMGNIKKMLGMLPNMGQHREALENFDEAEIGKVEAIIRSMTPEERTNPKVINGSRRNRIAKGSGTSVQQINQLLERFKQAQTMMRSMGRGMAGGAGGGMPGMPGGPGMGMGKKSRGKQAPQKQVKKSKSKNPAKAAREQAEAAKKATAGGQGGSAFGGGAQQAGQPDLSDFDPNQLPPEMQKLLGGK, from the coding sequence GTGTTCAACAACCTCTCCGATCGCATCACAGCATCGCTGAAGGGTCTGCGCGGCCATGGCCGCCTCACCGAAGCGGACGTCGACAAGACGATCCGCGAGATCCGCCGTGCCCTGCTCGACGCCGACGTCGCCGTCTCGGTGGTGCGCGAGTTCACCGGCCGGGTCCGCGAGCGGGCCCTGGGCGAAGAGGTCTCCAAAGCGCTCAATCCTGCCCAGCAGGTCGTCAAGATCGTCAACGACGAGCTGGTCGAGGTGCTCGGCGGCGCCACCGGTGAGCTCCACTTCGCCAAGAATCCGCCCACCGTCATCATGCTGGCCGGCCTCCAGGGCGCCGGCAAGACCACCCTCGCCGGCAAGCTGGCGACGTGGATGAAGTCCCAGGGGCACACCCCCTTGCTGGTCGCCGCCGACCTCCAGCGCCCCAACGCCGTGACCCAGCTGCAGGTCGTCGGCGAGCGCGCCGGGGTGCCGGTGTTCGCGCCCGAGCCGGGCAACGGTGTGGGCGACCCGGTGCTGGTGGCGATGAACGGTGTCTCGACCGCGCAGTTCCAGCAGCACGACGTGGTCATCGTCGACACCGCCGGTCGCCTCGGCATCGACGAGGAGATGATGGAGCAGGCGCGGAACATCCGCGACGCCGTCGATCCCGACGAGACCCTGTTCGTGGTCGACGCGATGATCGGCCAGGACGCCGCCCGCGTCGCCGAGGCCTTCCGTGACGGCGTCGGCTTCACCGGCGTGGTGCTCTCCAAGCTCGACGGCGATGCCCGCGGCGGTGCCGCGCTGTCCATCACCGGCGTGACCCAGCGGCCGATCCTGTTCGCCTCCACCGGTGAGAGCCTCGACGAGTTCGAGCGCTTCCATCCGGATCGCATGGCCAACCGCATCCTCGACATGGGTGACGTGCTCACCCTGATCGAGCAGGCCGAGAAGGCGTTCGACCAGGAGGAGGCCGAGAAGGCCGCCGCGAAGCTGGCCTCCGGCGAGGACTTCACCCTCGACGACTTCCTGTCCCAGATGCAGCAGCTCAAGAACATGGGCAACATCAAGAAGATGCTCGGGATGCTGCCGAACATGGGCCAGCATCGCGAGGCCCTGGAGAACTTCGACGAGGCCGAGATCGGCAAGGTCGAGGCGATCATCCGTTCGATGACGCCCGAGGAGCGCACCAACCCCAAGGTCATCAACGGCTCGCGCCGCAACCGCATCGCCAAGGGCTCCGGCACCAGCGTCCAGCAGATCAACCAGCTGCTGGAGCGGTTCAAGCAGGCCCAGACCATGATGCGGTCGATGGGCAGAGGCATGGCGGGTGGTGCCGGCGGCGGCATGCCCGGGATGCCCGGCGGCCCCGGCATGGGCATGGGCAAGAAGTCCCGCGGCAAGCAGGCCCCGCAGAAGCAGGTCAAGAAGTCCAAGTCCAAGAATCCCGCCAAGGCCGCACGCGAGCAGGCCGAGGCCGCGAAGAAGGCGACCGCGGGCGGCCAGGGCGGTTCTGCCTTCGGCGGCGGTGCCCAGCAGGCCGGCCAGCCGGACCTGTCGGACTTCGACCCCAACCAGCTCCCGCCGGAGATGCAGAAGCTCCTCGGCGGCAAGTGA
- the rimM gene encoding ribosome maturation factor RimM (Essential for efficient processing of 16S rRNA) translates to MSTLDVIVATIGRAHGLRGEVALIVRTDQPRERLQPGTVFTVEAAGRPRSLTVGSTRTQQDRWYVHFDEVADRSDAESLRGIDLQIGVDAQQESDEDPDAWYPSQLQGLRVEHIDGRELGTVVGIEHYPAQDLLIVRTTDRRRVQLPLVEELVPEVDLEAGVVLADPPGGLFDALPEDEQGPEPETSAPSRTQR, encoded by the coding sequence ATGAGCACGCTCGACGTCATCGTCGCGACCATCGGCAGGGCCCACGGGCTGCGCGGCGAGGTCGCGCTGATCGTGCGCACCGACCAGCCCCGGGAGCGGCTGCAGCCCGGCACCGTCTTCACGGTCGAGGCCGCGGGGCGCCCTCGCTCCCTGACCGTGGGGAGCACCCGGACGCAGCAGGACCGCTGGTACGTGCACTTCGACGAGGTCGCCGACCGCAGCGACGCCGAGTCCCTGCGCGGCATCGACCTGCAGATCGGGGTCGATGCCCAGCAGGAGTCCGACGAGGACCCCGATGCCTGGTACCCCTCGCAGCTGCAGGGCCTGCGCGTCGAGCACATCGACGGGCGCGAGCTCGGCACGGTGGTCGGGATCGAGCACTACCCCGCGCAGGATCTGCTGATCGTGCGCACCACCGACCGTCGCCGCGTGCAGCTGCCCCTGGTCGAGGAGCTCGTGCCCGAGGTGGATCTCGAGGCGGGCGTGGTGCTCGCCGATCCGCCCGGGGGGCTGTTCGACGCCCTCCCCGAGGACGAGCAGGGCCCTGAGCCCGAGACCTCCGCACCCTCCCGCACGCAGCGCTGA
- the ndk gene encoding nucleoside-diphosphate kinase has protein sequence MTAQRTLVLLKPDAVQRGLRGEILRRIEAKGYGILALTQRTATAAELAAHYAEHEGKPFYPGLVEYMGSAPLVAVVAEGVNVIPGFRSLAGATNPTEAAPGTIRGDLACEDDLPVIQNLVHGSDSEESAAREIAIWFPELG, from the coding sequence ATGACCGCACAGCGCACACTCGTCCTGCTCAAGCCCGATGCCGTCCAGCGCGGCCTGCGCGGGGAGATCCTCCGCCGCATCGAGGCCAAGGGCTACGGAATCCTCGCCCTCACCCAGCGCACCGCGACCGCCGCGGAGCTCGCCGCGCACTACGCCGAGCACGAGGGCAAGCCCTTCTACCCCGGCCTGGTGGAGTACATGGGCTCCGCGCCCCTGGTCGCCGTCGTCGCCGAGGGCGTGAACGTGATCCCCGGCTTCCGCTCGCTCGCGGGCGCCACCAACCCCACCGAGGCCGCCCCCGGCACCATCCGCGGCGACCTCGCCTGCGAGGACGACCTGCCGGTGATCCAGAACCTCGTCCACGGTTCGGATTCCGAGGAGTCCGCCGCCCGCGAGATCGCGATCTGGTTCCCCGAGCTCGGCTGA
- a CDS encoding ammonium transporter, whose translation MEPFDLDTGATAWILTSAALVLLMTPGLSLFYGGMVRARTVLNMMLMSFGAMAVVAVAWTLAGYSIAFGDDLGGVLGHPLQHLGLTGTDEESLLAGSGVPFLVAAGFQMTFAIISTALISGAIADRVKLGTWLVFAAIWVLVVYAPLAHMVWGGGLLGGDGPFAAIAEPVDFAGGTVVHINAGVAGLVLALVVGARKGFGSQPMKPHNLPLVMLGAALLWFGWFGFNAGSAGTADGTAGLAWVNTTVATAGAMLAWALVERVRDSHVTSLGMASGVVAGLVAITPAAAALTPSTSIVLGGAAGLACALAVGLKHRLGIDDSLDVVGVHLVGGLVGTVGIGVLAADGGLLLGGGFSLLAVQVLVALAAMLFSGVLTAVIALALQHTMGWRIPEDQELAGIDISQHAEAGYDLGGALAARRERSPHVRPESFSPRTTGPEPRSSLPADAGTVPSAADAARPLTAGENR comes from the coding sequence ATGGAGCCCTTCGACCTCGACACCGGAGCCACCGCCTGGATCCTCACCAGCGCGGCCCTGGTGCTGCTCATGACCCCCGGCCTGTCCCTCTTCTACGGCGGTATGGTGCGCGCCCGCACCGTGCTGAACATGATGCTGATGTCCTTCGGGGCGATGGCGGTGGTCGCGGTCGCCTGGACCCTGGCCGGGTACTCGATCGCCTTCGGCGACGACCTCGGCGGAGTCCTGGGCCACCCGCTGCAGCACCTCGGGCTGACCGGCACCGACGAGGAGTCGCTGCTCGCCGGCAGCGGCGTCCCGTTCCTGGTCGCCGCCGGATTCCAGATGACCTTCGCCATCATCTCCACCGCTCTGATCTCCGGGGCGATCGCCGACCGGGTCAAGCTCGGCACCTGGCTGGTGTTCGCGGCCATCTGGGTGCTCGTCGTCTACGCCCCGCTCGCCCACATGGTCTGGGGCGGCGGGCTGCTCGGCGGCGACGGCCCCTTCGCCGCGATCGCGGAGCCCGTCGACTTCGCCGGCGGCACCGTCGTGCACATCAACGCCGGCGTCGCCGGGCTGGTGCTCGCCCTCGTCGTCGGCGCCCGCAAGGGCTTCGGCAGCCAGCCGATGAAGCCCCACAACCTGCCGCTGGTGATGCTGGGGGCCGCGCTGCTGTGGTTCGGCTGGTTCGGTTTCAATGCCGGCAGCGCCGGGACGGCCGATGGCACTGCGGGCCTGGCCTGGGTCAACACGACCGTCGCCACGGCCGGGGCGATGCTCGCCTGGGCACTGGTGGAGCGCGTGCGGGACTCCCACGTCACCTCGCTGGGCATGGCCTCCGGCGTCGTGGCGGGACTGGTCGCGATCACCCCGGCGGCCGCGGCGCTGACCCCGTCGACCTCGATCGTCCTCGGCGGGGCCGCGGGCCTGGCCTGCGCTCTCGCCGTGGGCCTGAAGCACCGTCTGGGCATCGACGACTCCCTCGACGTGGTCGGGGTGCACCTGGTCGGCGGGCTCGTCGGCACCGTGGGCATCGGTGTCCTCGCGGCGGACGGGGGGCTGCTGCTCGGCGGCGGGTTCTCCCTCCTGGCCGTGCAGGTCCTGGTCGCCCTGGCGGCGATGCTCTTCTCCGGTGTGCTCACGGCGGTGATCGCCCTGGCGCTCCAGCACACGATGGGCTGGAGGATCCCCGAGGACCAGGAGCTCGCCGGGATCGACATCTCCCAGCACGCCGAGGCCGGTTACGATCTGGGCGGTGCTCTCGCCGCCCGACGGGAGCGGTCCCCGCACGTCCGGCCCGAGTCCTTCTCGCCCCGCACCACCGGCCCCGAGCCGCGCAGCTCCCTCCCGGCCGATGCCGGGACGGTCCCCTCCGCCGCGGACGCCGCCCGCCCGCTCACCGCAGGAGAGAACCGATGA
- a CDS encoding RNA-binding protein — MSSRADALDHLVRGIVDDPDAVAVTEKSTRRGPLLEVRVGAADLGRVIGRSGRTARALRTVTAALSDDDVRVDIVDVDRR; from the coding sequence ATGAGCTCCCGCGCCGACGCCCTCGACCATCTCGTCCGCGGCATCGTCGATGATCCGGATGCCGTGGCCGTGACCGAGAAGTCCACTCGTCGCGGCCCGCTGCTCGAGGTCAGGGTCGGCGCCGCCGACCTCGGCCGAGTGATCGGCCGGTCCGGTCGCACCGCCCGCGCTCTGCGCACGGTGACGGCCGCCCTGTCGGATGATGACGTGCGGGTCGACATCGTCGACGTCGACCGGCGCTGA
- the rpsP gene encoding 30S ribosomal protein S16, with translation MAVKIRLKRMGKIRAPHYRIVVADSRKKRDGAVIEQIGQYHPTEEPSFIEVESERAQYWLGVGAQPTEQVTALLKVTGDWAKFKGEGDAAGSMKGSGAKKTAEELIADADKAAAESREGAKKAKATKDSESSAIEAGSEEAPAEGETTEDADAAATDEA, from the coding sequence GTGGCTGTCAAGATCCGTCTGAAGCGCATGGGCAAGATCCGTGCACCGCACTACCGCATCGTCGTCGCCGATTCGCGCAAGAAGCGCGACGGCGCCGTGATCGAGCAGATCGGCCAGTACCACCCCACCGAGGAGCCCTCGTTCATCGAGGTCGAGTCCGAGCGTGCGCAGTACTGGCTCGGCGTCGGTGCCCAGCCGACCGAGCAGGTCACCGCCCTGCTGAAGGTCACCGGTGACTGGGCGAAGTTCAAGGGCGAGGGCGACGCCGCCGGCTCGATGAAGGGCTCCGGGGCGAAGAAGACCGCCGAGGAGCTCATTGCCGACGCCGACAAGGCCGCCGCCGAATCCCGCGAGGGCGCGAAGAAGGCCAAGGCCACGAAGGACTCCGAGTCCTCCGCGATCGAGGCTGGCTCCGAGGAGGCTCCGGCCGAGGGCGAGACCACCGAGGACGCCGACGCCGCGGCGACCGACGAGGCCTGA